The genomic segment TTAAGGGTTTCATAATCTCCAAGCCTGAAAGACAAGCTGTTTATTTGATCAAAGGCTGTTATACCGGCAGATACGCTTAAAGGCTCTGTATAGGTAACAGGAGAAAGAAAGCTGTCAGAAAAGGCTCCAATAGAATCCCTTAATGTAGAAGGCCCTAATACAGGCCATACAAGATAAATTCCATTGCCAATCCCCCATATTCCCAGGGTCTGTCCAAAATCTTCATCAGGAGGCGGGGTTAATTTAGGATCCAGGTATGAAAGATCTCCAAATCCAAGTACTCCAAATGTGGTATTAATCATAAAACGGCCAAGTTCTGTACCGGCAGCTTCTGATTTTCCCTGAAGCAGGCAGCTTACAAATCTTACAGGTGTTCCAAGATTGTAAAAAAAGTTTTTAATACCGCTTCTGACTATAGTCGGGGTTATGGTTTTATAACCTGATGCCACAGGTTTCATTGCCCAGAAATAAAGCTTGTCATTAACATGAAACATGGCTTTATTCCAATAATATAAAGGATCTGAAACTGAGTAGGTTTCAGATCCTTTATCTTCTTCTTCAAGTTCTTCCATGATTGCTGCATATTCATCATCCTCAGAACTGGAAAAACTCAACCCGGGAAAAAGAACAATTCCAAATAAAACAAAAGTTAATGTCCCGACAATTATATAAATCTTTTTTTTCAATCCTGCTCCTTAATCCTGTCTTGTTCATGTTTTTCATTTTTTTCTTTTAAGCGCTGGATTAATTGTGCAGGAGTCTCTTTTGCCAAAATCTCTTTAAACTGGTTCCGATAATTCTTTACCAGGCTTACCCCCTCTATATTAACATCATATATCATCCACTTATCATTAGAAAGGCTCATGCTGTAATCCATTGGAATTTCTATCTTTTCACGGAGTATTTTAGTATTTACACGTGCTTTGGTGCTTGATATTATGTCCTGGCCCGTAAAGATTATTTCTTCATTATGAAATTCACCCTGAATCTTATCTATATAGGTATTTTTAAGAAGTTCGGTAAAGACACTGGTAAATTCCTCTTTTTGTTTATCACTAAAAAGTTTCCAGTTTTTTGCAAGTGTTCTCATGGAAATAGCTTTAAAATCAAAGGTTTGATTTACAATTTCCCATATTTTTTCCCTTTGTGCCTCCTTTTGTTTCTGATACTGGGGGTCTTTAAGAATGGAAATTGCCTTTTCCATAGGTACTTTAAGCTCATCAAGGGGCTGGTGTTCTGCTCCATGTACAAAACCAGCCATGCAGAAAAAGACTGCTGTTATTATATAAATAATTTTTTTCATTTTTTTCTCCTTTTTTTAAATAAAAAATCAAACACCGCCAAATACATATTTACTTATCAGGTCTTCTATATCAAGAGCTGATTCAGTTTCTATTATTTCTCCATTATTTTCAAGGATTTCATCTGAACCTCCCTGAGATATTTTTATGTATTTATCTCCTATCAAACCCGATGTTTTAACAGATGCAATAACATCATCTGTAAGTTTAAGATCCTTGCGTATTTTCATTTTAACATCAGCCACCATGCGCTCTTTGTCAAGAGAGATGGAAGAAACCTTGCCTATCTGAACCCCTGCCATTTCAACCTGAGCCCCTGTTTTTAAACCTGACACTGATTGAAATTTTGCAGAAAGGGTATAGGTATCATCGCTGATTATTTCCATTTTTCCAAACTTGACGGTTAAATATCCAATACATATAAAGCCAATCAGCACAAAAAAGCCTACAGCAATTTCAATGGATTTTTTTCTCATGCTACCTCCGAAATATTAACATACCTTAAATTCATAAAATACATTTTTACTTGATTCTGCAGCAGCAACAATTTGTTCAATAGGCTTATCCTGTTCTGCTTCTGCAATGCCCGCACTTACCGAAAAACAGAAACCAGGGTAAGTTTTAACCTCTGTAAGACCCAGGTTTTTAATATTTTCAGCCATGCCTTTACAAACCAGTCCTGCTCCTTCTTTGTCAGTACGGGGAAGCACAATCATAAGTTTGTTTAAACCCAGTCTTGAACATATATCTGTAACCCTGAGATTTGCCCTGACCTTGTCTGCAAAATTGCTGAGAGCAGCCTGTTCTGCTTCATAGCCTGCCATCTTATTGATTTCATAAAGGTTTTCTACTGTCAGTATAAGAACTGAAAATACATTCTGATGACTGCGCATCCGGGCCATTTCTTCTATAAATCGTCTTGCCCCCTGTCCCTGGGGTGCCATGCCTGTTAAAGCATCATGACGTGTTTCTATTCCCCTGATAAATTGTTGTATAACAGGTTCATCAGATGCCTGGATTTCATCAGGTGTTCCTTCAAAGATTATCTTTCCTTCATCAATCATGGCAAGCCGGTGTGAAATGTAAAATATATCAGGTATTTCATGGCTTACAACCACTCCGGTAAATCCAAATTTCTTTTGATAGGAAGATATCATGCTGTGAACAGCATTTTTACGAATAGGATCAAGCCCTGTTGTTGGTTCATCAAAAAGAATAATCTCTGGTTCTGTTACAAGTGCCCTTGCAAGAGCCACCCTTTTTTTCATACCTCCAGAAAGCTGGGATGGATAGATATTTTCTATGTCATCTAAGTCAAGCTGGTGCATTTTATCTAAAACACGCTTGCGTATTTCAGGCGCTTTAAGTGAATTCTTTTCCTGTAAAGGCAGGGCAATATTTTCAAAAACAGTCATGGAATCAAAAAGAGCCATTTCCTGAAACATGTAGCTGAATTTATTTTTTAAATCTCTTTTTTCAGCTTTTTTCATTTTGGATATTTTTTTCCCCTGAAACAATATATTTCCGGAATCACTGTCAATAAGTCCTATGATATGTTTCAGGAGTACGCTTTTGCCTTCACCGCTTTTGCCTATAATAGCAGTGAGCTGTCCAGGATATATACTCAGGTTTACATCTCTTAATACCTGATTTTCGCCAAAGGATTTATAAACATTTTCAAACCGGATAAGCGGCTGATCCATAATCTGCCTATATAAGAAAAGATGTTAAAATATAATCTGTTAGAAATATTAATACACATGAGATAACAACAGCCGAGGTTGTTGCCGAACTTACACCTTTTGCACCAAAACCTTGTTTGCGCATATGGGTATAATAACCCTGGTAACAGCATATTGTTACAACAACAGCTCCAAAAACCAGGGCTTTAAGAAATCCGCCGTTAATATCACTCATATTAACACTTTGTTCTGCCCTGTAAAAGTAAATCCCTTCATTTATTCCCAAAAGCACTGAACCTGTTAAATATCCGCCTAAAATACCTATTAAATCAAAAACTGCAGTCAGAACAGGAAAACTTACCAGAGCAGCAGCAAGCCTGGGGCTGAAAAGAAAGCGTATAGAATTGATATTCATGGTTTCCAGTGCATCAATCTGTTCTGAAATTCTCATTATTCCTATTTCCGCTGCAATGGCTGACCCTGCTCTTCCAGTAATCATAATAGCTGTTAATACAGGTCCCAGTTCACGAATCAGGGTAAGGGCAACCATTGTACCCAGCACTCCTTCTGAACCAAATTTAACCAGGGTGTAATATCCCTGAAATCCCAGAACCATTCCTGTAAAAGCACCGGTAAGACATATTACAAAAAGAGATTTCATGCCTATAAACCAGAGCTGGTAAATAAATTTATAGATTTGAAAAGGATAGGAAAAGATGTGAATAAATCCCTGAAGAAAAAAAACAGCAAGTCTGCCCAGTTCTTGAAGAATAAAGATGGTTTGATGCCCTAGATTGGATATTGGCATCAGCAGTATAGAAAGGCGGTTCATAGTTTTTCCTGATGAAATTTTAGTATCAATGTATTTATTATAAATAAAATAAGGCAAAAATATAATGAACACTATCAAATATGTCAACAAATAAGAATTTTGCCAGCATTTAAAGAAAAAAGGGGAATGCCTGTGCTTCCCCTTTTTAATACATTTTATTTAAATATCATTAGGCAGTTAATTGATCTTTAAGCCATTTTTTAACATTACCTTCAATAGAGAAAACCCCTTTGTGATTTCCTACTGATTCCATAAAATCATTTTCCAGTTCTTCAGGCATATTGATCTCTGCCAATTCCACTGCTTCTTCCGAGTTTCTTTTGATAAAATATATAACAGGTCTTTTTTTCCAGGTGTTTACAACAAAATAATGGGATGTATCATTTTTTGAGCGGATAACATAATTACTTCTGGCCCAGTTGCATCCCCATTCAAGATAGAGCCTGACTGCTTCTTCAGGAGTCATGTCCCAGTCTATGGCATTTACCAGACTGCTGTTTTTTTTTATATCATCAAGGTTCATTTGCTCCTCCCTATATATTTTTAAGGTATTTTTTGTAAATATTTATACAATTGAGAAAGCGCGCTTGATAACAATTATAATAAAAAACTGTTATAAATTTTAATATAGTTATCTTTTATGAGATTTCCAGGTCTGAGGGAGGTTTTTTTGAGATGCTTTTAGAAGTTTTCAATAATATCAATAAAAAAAGGGTGCTTATATTAAGCACCCTTTTAATAATAATTTAAAATATTAGATTTTACAGAGCCTGACGATCAGCAAAATCCATCATTACACGTTCCTTGCCTTTGTCAATGCCCAGAGCTTTACGTTTTTTGTCAATATGGGCAATCATCATTCTTGCCATTTCATAGGGATCTTCATGGAATCCCCATTTTCCAAGTCCGTATTTTTCCTCAAAATCATTAAAAAGCAGTTTGTGGAATTTGGTGTCTTTAACAATTGGGAAGGTAACACCGAAAACAGTATAAACACCAGAAGCTACAAAATAATGACCAATTGAGATAGCTTTTTCACTCATATACTCAGGTGCTGCTCCTGCAACAGGAAGGTCGGCAATGCTGTCTCCAAGACCTCCCATTTTTACCATTTCAGCACAGGCAATAAGGATACGGCTGTTGTCAACGCATGATCCCAGGCCAAGAACAGGAGGCATACCAACGGTTTCACAAACCTCTGCAAGTCCGGCACCTGCAAGGTGTGCTGCTTCAGGAGTTAAAAGTCCGGCATTTGCCAGGGATACCTGTGAACATCCTGTCTGGACAACAAGAACGTCATTTTTTATAAGTTCTTTAACCAGTTCAACATGAACCCAGTCTTGTTTTACCCTGGGGTTTGTACAGCCTACAACACCTGCAACACCGCGGATTTTACCATTGATAATGTTGTCATTCAAAGGTGTATAGGATGCGCGGAATGTTCCACCGAGCATGTAGTTAATATATTCATGGGAAAAACCGTGGATGCCGACGCATTTCTGTCTGGGGATTTCAATGGGCAGTTTTCTGTTTTTAAAGCGGCTGATAGCTTTGATTACACATTCATCAGTACATTCGCTGGGTGTGTGATCATTAAACTGGATATGAACAGCTCCATCCATATGGCATCTGGTATTTGTTGTTATAATAGGTGTGTTATAACATTGGCCTACTTTAACAAGTCCCTGTTTAATACACTGAATATCAACAATCATTGCATCAACAGCACCGGTACAGATAACAGCTTCTGTTGACATAAAGTTGCCTGCATGGGGAACACCGTGGCGGGACATCATTTCAGCACCTGAACAGCACATACCTGCCAGGTTGATACCTTTTGCTCCTGCATCCTTTGCAGCTTGAACCAGTGCAGGCTCGTTTACTGAAACCAGCATGGATTCAAACATGTTTGGCTCATGACCATGAACAATAATATTAACATAATCTTCTTTTAAAACACCCATGTCAGTTTCAACTGCCACAGGTCTCGGGGTTCCATAAAGAATGTCAGAGATTTCAGTTGCAACCAGAGAACCGCCCCATCCGTCAGCCAGTGCTACACGGGTAAACTGCTGGGCAATGTTTTCATGATCCTGGTCAACACCTATATGTGTACGGTGCATCATTTCCATGATCTCACGCATGGCACCGCGGGGAACAAAATTGAATTTGCGCCAGGTTTCAAGGGTTTTTGCAGGAACACGGCTGGCAAAAGGAATCTCTCCTTCTATCTGGGTATATGTTCTTTCAAGTTCAGCATAAAGTTCTTTTGCAATAGCGTCTGTTGTTTTTCCCTCTGTTTCAATGCCCACAGATTGTGCAACCTGCTCAAGTTTTTGAACATCTTTGATTTCATATTCTTTAATATGTCCATTAACAACTTCCCTGAAAAGATCCAGCATTCCCATGCCGTGGTCAGTATGAGCAGCACAGCCTGAGACAACATTGCGTGCAAAGTTTCTTGCCATTATTGTATCAATTGTAGCACCGCATACGCCGACTTTTCCATAAGGGTCTTTGGCATTCAGGCGGCAGGGACCCATAAAACAATGTTTACAACATGCAGAATCAGCACCAATGGGGCAGGCTTTCATGTTTGCGGCCCTGTCAAATGCTGTTTCAACACCGTCTCTGCGTGCTTTTTCCAGCATCTGGATTGTTGATTCTGAAATGGAAACGTCTCTGATATTAAATAATTTTTCTTTGGAAGCCTTTTTTTCCGCCATTTTTGTTTCTCCCTTCATGGTAAGATTTTGTGTTTTGTTAATATCAAACTTATTGATAATACGGTACAAATACCGCTTTTGGTGAATCTTTTTTTATAAAAATGGGTATATATACCAGCACATACCCCTTATTAGTAATTATTATCAATAAACTATTCATTATATCTTGTCAATTTTTTTTTAGGGTATAAATAAAATTGATAATTGAAAGGAAGGTCAGGAAAAAAACAGGAGATTGAAGGAATTGGGAATATTTTGTTCCCATGCAGGCATGGGAACAAAATATTTTTACTCCTGTCCAGCAGGGCCGAAAGATCTTTCAAAAAGATCTTTAATGGCCTGAATTCCATCATTGCTTATATTTCTTGTTCCTGTACCTGCAAAGGATTTATCAGATATAGCAGGTGTATCTTGAACCCAGTTATTGTCTTTCCAGGAAAACCATGATTTGCGGTCCTGATCATAAACACTTACAGGCCGGTTAAATAATTTTGCCAGTTCAACACCCCATCCGGTTCCGCCTTTTACAGTGTTGTCAGGCTGGATCCATCCTATGGCAAAAACCTGGTATCCATTGTTTACCATGTGAAAGATTGACTGGATAACCTTTCTGATTTTATCGGTTTTTGCATAGGTTCTGCACATTCTTTTGGACACAATCTCCATGCTGATATCCCCTTTTTTCAGTTCTTCCTGGGATAAAACAACGAGATTTTGAGACCTTTCCACAGTATGTCCTTCAAATGTATAATTTACCTCTTTAATGCCCCATATCTGGGCATGTCTGCCAAATTCGGTTTCTGCACCTTTATGTCCCCCGCTGAAAAGGGTGATTTGAGAACGGTCAGTCATATGATTAACTCTCCTTAAATACTAAATATAGTTTAAATTTCAAAAATATTCAGGCGAACAAATTCTGTTCGCCTGAATATAAAACCAAAACATCTTGTAATTTTACTGCATGATGAACCTTAAAGTTAATTCATTTTTTTTGTAATGCAAGTTTTTATTGTCAGCCAGGTATATTAAATTATAAATTTCCTTTTCAGCCCTTGCAGCCTGCCCCTGCAATAAATATTACAGAATTTGTGTACAGGTACTTATTATCACTTGACATAGCGTAACTATGATGGTTACATTATGCTTGCAAAACAGCCATGTAGCCGGAAATGGAGAGTAACAGATGATAAAAAATTTTTCAAATTCCGGCTTAGAAGATTTTTTCTATGATGGAACGAAACGGGGAATTAATCCACAACATGCCCAGAAAATAGAACGTATTCTTGACAGGCTTCATGCCGCTGCAGGTATTTCTGATATGCGTTATCCAGGTTCAGGGTTACATCTATTAGAACCACGGCATATAGGTAGATGGGCAGTAAAGGTTACAGGTAATTGGAGAATTACTTTTATTTTTAAAGATGGAGATGTTTATAGCGTTAACTATTTAGACTACCATTGATCTTGTTTGGTTAGAGGCTCGAACTATGTCCAAACCGAATCACAAAAACACTATTCTATACCTCTCGCTATTATTTTGCAAAAAGAGGTTCAGGAAGGAGAAAGAATGAATGACTTTAGACGAGTAAGGAATAGAGTACCCACACATCCAGGTAGTATTTTAAAATATGATTACTTGGAACCACTCTCTATTTCAATAAAATCAATAGCAGAACGCTTGAAGGTATCAAGAAAACTATGTCTAAAATCGTAAATGGTAAAAGCGGGATAACACCAGACATGGCTTTAAGACTTTCTCAGGCATTTAAAACTACACCGGATATGTGGCTGAATTTGCAAAAAGAGTATGACTTATGGAATACTCGAAATACTTCAACGGAATGGAAAACAGTCGAATCTTTGGAAATAGTTGAATCTTACGCATAAAAACAATAAATCCATCCAGTAAACAGGGATCTATCGCAACTCCCTGTTTTATTACTTTCATCCTGGTTGCCATTGTACCCCACTTCACCGGCAAAGGAAACATAGGCAATATGGCATTACCAATTCTGGACAAGTTACCAGTCATTATAAAAACAGCTTAACCAGGATGAACTCCATTATCCAGATCACATAAAATTCTGCTGTTCAGCCATATGGATTTTAGATCAATACCTGTATCATAAGCCAGGATTTCA from the Desulfonema limicola genome contains:
- the mlaD gene encoding outer membrane lipid asymmetry maintenance protein MlaD, with translation MRKKSIEIAVGFFVLIGFICIGYLTVKFGKMEIISDDTYTLSAKFQSVSGLKTGAQVEMAGVQIGKVSSISLDKERMVADVKMKIRKDLKLTDDVIASVKTSGLIGDKYIKISQGGSDEILENNGEIIETESALDIEDLISKYVFGGV
- the cooS gene encoding anaerobic carbon-monoxide dehydrogenase catalytic subunit, which encodes MAEKKASKEKLFNIRDVSISESTIQMLEKARRDGVETAFDRAANMKACPIGADSACCKHCFMGPCRLNAKDPYGKVGVCGATIDTIMARNFARNVVSGCAAHTDHGMGMLDLFREVVNGHIKEYEIKDVQKLEQVAQSVGIETEGKTTDAIAKELYAELERTYTQIEGEIPFASRVPAKTLETWRKFNFVPRGAMREIMEMMHRTHIGVDQDHENIAQQFTRVALADGWGGSLVATEISDILYGTPRPVAVETDMGVLKEDYVNIIVHGHEPNMFESMLVSVNEPALVQAAKDAGAKGINLAGMCCSGAEMMSRHGVPHAGNFMSTEAVICTGAVDAMIVDIQCIKQGLVKVGQCYNTPIITTNTRCHMDGAVHIQFNDHTPSECTDECVIKAISRFKNRKLPIEIPRQKCVGIHGFSHEYINYMLGGTFRASYTPLNDNIINGKIRGVAGVVGCTNPRVKQDWVHVELVKELIKNDVLVVQTGCSQVSLANAGLLTPEAAHLAGAGLAEVCETVGMPPVLGLGSCVDNSRILIACAEMVKMGGLGDSIADLPVAGAAPEYMSEKAISIGHYFVASGVYTVFGVTFPIVKDTKFHKLLFNDFEEKYGLGKWGFHEDPYEMARMMIAHIDKKRKALGIDKGKERVMMDFADRQAL
- a CDS encoding VacJ family lipoprotein, yielding MKKKIYIIVGTLTFVLFGIVLFPGLSFSSSEDDEYAAIMEELEEEDKGSETYSVSDPLYYWNKAMFHVNDKLYFWAMKPVASGYKTITPTIVRSGIKNFFYNLGTPVRFVSCLLQGKSEAAGTELGRFMINTTFGVLGFGDLSYLDPKLTPPPDEDFGQTLGIWGIGNGIYLVWPVLGPSTLRDSIGAFSDSFLSPVTYTEPLSVSAGITAFDQINSLSFRLGDYETLKGAALEPYEAFRNAYIQYRVQKIKD
- a CDS encoding HigA family addiction module antitoxin, which gives rise to MSKIVNGKSGITPDMALRLSQAFKTTPDMWLNLQKEYDLWNTRNTSTEWKTVESLEIVESYA
- a CDS encoding MlaE family ABC transporter permease is translated as MNRLSILLMPISNLGHQTIFILQELGRLAVFFLQGFIHIFSYPFQIYKFIYQLWFIGMKSLFVICLTGAFTGMVLGFQGYYTLVKFGSEGVLGTMVALTLIRELGPVLTAIMITGRAGSAIAAEIGIMRISEQIDALETMNINSIRFLFSPRLAAALVSFPVLTAVFDLIGILGGYLTGSVLLGINEGIYFYRAEQSVNMSDINGGFLKALVFGAVVVTICCYQGYYTHMRKQGFGAKGVSSATTSAVVISCVLIFLTDYILTSFLI
- a CDS encoding MlaC/ttg2D family ABC transporter substrate-binding protein; the protein is MKKIIYIITAVFFCMAGFVHGAEHQPLDELKVPMEKAISILKDPQYQKQKEAQREKIWEIVNQTFDFKAISMRTLAKNWKLFSDKQKEEFTSVFTELLKNTYIDKIQGEFHNEEIIFTGQDIISSTKARVNTKILREKIEIPMDYSMSLSNDKWMIYDVNIEGVSLVKNYRNQFKEILAKETPAQLIQRLKEKNEKHEQDRIKEQD
- a CDS encoding ABC transporter ATP-binding protein, producing the protein MDQPLIRFENVYKSFGENQVLRDVNLSIYPGQLTAIIGKSGEGKSVLLKHIIGLIDSDSGNILFQGKKISKMKKAEKRDLKNKFSYMFQEMALFDSMTVFENIALPLQEKNSLKAPEIRKRVLDKMHQLDLDDIENIYPSQLSGGMKKRVALARALVTEPEIILFDEPTTGLDPIRKNAVHSMISSYQKKFGFTGVVVSHEIPDIFYISHRLAMIDEGKIIFEGTPDEIQASDEPVIQQFIRGIETRHDALTGMAPQGQGARRFIEEMARMRSHQNVFSVLILTVENLYEINKMAGYEAEQAALSNFADKVRANLRVTDICSRLGLNKLMIVLPRTDKEGAGLVCKGMAENIKNLGLTEVKTYPGFCFSVSAGIAEAEQDKPIEQIVAAAESSKNVFYEFKVC
- a CDS encoding type II toxin-antitoxin system RelE/ParE family toxin, whose amino-acid sequence is MIKNFSNSGLEDFFYDGTKRGINPQHAQKIERILDRLHAAAGISDMRYPGSGLHLLEPRHIGRWAVKVTGNWRITFIFKDGDVYSVNYLDYH
- a CDS encoding DVU0772 family protein, whose amino-acid sequence is MNLDDIKKNSSLVNAIDWDMTPEEAVRLYLEWGCNWARSNYVIRSKNDTSHYFVVNTWKKRPVIYFIKRNSEEAVELAEINMPEELENDFMESVGNHKGVFSIEGNVKKWLKDQLTA